The following proteins are co-located in the Micromonospora coriariae genome:
- a CDS encoding YbaB/EbfC family nucleoid-associated protein — MASGIDPSGLSRSLEEAMRLLSQATGSASAQPGGGDDQGDEGLPAVEQMVGRGTGGDGLVEAEVSAFGGLETLVIDPSLSRAGTSAIAEYVLEAVKAAQADERARRAELTAAVGADATALTRQLERVSEDAFRGFEQMIGDLDAVTRRMDRR, encoded by the coding sequence ATGGCGAGCGGAATCGATCCGTCCGGCCTGAGTCGCTCGCTCGAAGAGGCGATGCGCCTGCTGAGCCAGGCCACGGGGTCCGCCTCGGCACAGCCGGGCGGGGGCGACGATCAGGGCGACGAGGGTTTACCAGCTGTCGAGCAGATGGTGGGGCGGGGCACCGGCGGTGACGGTCTCGTCGAGGCGGAGGTGTCCGCCTTCGGCGGCCTGGAAACTCTGGTGATCGACCCGAGCCTGTCCCGTGCCGGCACCAGCGCCATCGCCGAGTACGTCCTGGAGGCGGTCAAGGCGGCACAGGCCGACGAACGCGCCCGGCGCGCCGAGCTGACGGCCGCCGTCGGTGCCGACGCCACAGCCCTGACCCGGCAGCTCGAACGTGTCTCGGAGGACGCGTTCCGCGGGTTCGAGCAGATGATCGGCGACCTGGACGCGGTCACCCGCCGGATGGATCGACGCTGA
- a CDS encoding WXG100 family type VII secretion target, whose product MSDGIQVDVDALHAAAGSLTATGQQLGAEVSSLESTVNGAGNPWGADEAGSLFGAVYVEVLTHALDVYRSMADQLLEAAANLDLGADAHEATDIANAELFTRMELPGGYAATS is encoded by the coding sequence ATGTCCGACGGGATTCAGGTCGACGTCGACGCCCTCCACGCCGCGGCGGGCTCGCTCACGGCCACCGGTCAGCAGCTCGGCGCAGAGGTCAGCAGCCTCGAGTCGACGGTGAACGGCGCGGGTAATCCGTGGGGCGCCGACGAGGCGGGCTCACTCTTCGGAGCCGTGTACGTCGAGGTGCTCACGCATGCGCTCGACGTGTACCGGTCGATGGCCGACCAGTTGCTGGAGGCCGCCGCGAACCTCGACCTCGGTGCCGACGCGCACGAGGCGACCGACATCGCCAACGCGGAACTCTTCACGAGGATGGAGCTGCCCGGTGGGTATGCAGCTACCTCCTGA
- a CDS encoding reverse transcriptase family protein, translated as MTTVGSLAVALADAFLAADRWLRGDLVASGGRVLGVRRRWLWPVADAALAAYPRAPRDRPRELAAFLANLALLAEVVGAARQRGHTVAVRARPVTPTRTVRRPWSTPVLDDLADLARLLDVTPDQLDWYADRRAMNRRADDQRLHHYRYRWTVAGRLIEAPKPRLCALHRRLLAEVLGPLPVHPAAHGFVPGRSAHTFAAAHAGRAVVVRIDLAAFFGSVPARRVYGLFRTAGYPEPVAHTLTAICTTRTPAAVLRAAPVDLPDRVWRLAALRGGHLPQGAPTSPALANLCAFRLDRRLTGLAAAFDVDYQRYADDLAFSGELPPRRVADLLAAVTEVVRDEGFRVHTRKTRVRGRADRQLLAGLVVNERPAVPRVEYDRLRAILHNAARTGLAAQNHAGHPAFAEHLAGRVAWVGHTHPGRAAKLAALLAAALASPQT; from the coding sequence GTGACGACGGTCGGCTCCCTGGCCGTCGCGCTCGCCGACGCGTTCCTCGCGGCCGACCGGTGGCTGCGCGGCGACCTGGTCGCATCCGGCGGGCGGGTGCTGGGGGTACGCCGCCGGTGGCTGTGGCCGGTGGCGGACGCCGCGCTCGCCGCGTACCCCCGGGCCCCGCGCGACCGGCCCCGGGAGCTGGCCGCCTTCCTCGCCAACCTGGCGCTGCTGGCCGAGGTGGTCGGCGCGGCGCGGCAACGCGGCCACACCGTCGCGGTCCGCGCCCGGCCGGTGACGCCGACCCGCACGGTCCGCCGGCCCTGGTCGACTCCGGTTCTGGACGACCTGGCCGACCTGGCCAGGCTGCTCGACGTGACCCCGGACCAGCTCGACTGGTACGCCGACCGGCGCGCCATGAACCGTCGCGCCGACGATCAGCGTCTGCACCACTACCGGTACCGCTGGACCGTCGCCGGCCGGTTGATCGAGGCGCCGAAACCACGGCTGTGCGCGCTGCACCGGCGGCTGCTCGCCGAGGTGCTGGGCCCGCTGCCGGTGCACCCGGCGGCGCACGGGTTCGTGCCGGGTCGGTCGGCGCACACCTTCGCCGCCGCGCACGCCGGGCGAGCGGTGGTGGTCCGGATCGACCTGGCCGCGTTCTTCGGCAGCGTGCCGGCGCGCCGGGTGTACGGGCTGTTCCGCACCGCCGGGTATCCGGAGCCGGTCGCGCATACGCTCACCGCGATCTGCACCACCCGGACCCCGGCGGCGGTGCTTCGTGCCGCGCCGGTCGACCTGCCCGACCGGGTCTGGCGGCTGGCCGCGCTGCGCGGCGGGCACCTGCCGCAGGGCGCGCCCACCTCGCCCGCGCTGGCCAACCTCTGCGCGTTCCGGCTCGACCGCCGGTTGACCGGGCTGGCCGCCGCCTTCGACGTCGACTACCAGCGGTACGCCGACGACCTCGCCTTCTCCGGCGAGTTGCCGCCCCGGCGGGTCGCCGACCTGCTCGCCGCGGTGACCGAGGTGGTTCGGGACGAGGGCTTCCGTGTGCACACGCGTAAGACCCGGGTGCGTGGCCGGGCCGACCGGCAGCTCCTTGCCGGGCTGGTGGTCAATGAACGGCCGGCGGTGCCCCGCGTCGAGTACGACCGGCTGCGCGCGATCCTGCACAATGCCGCCCGCACCGGGCTGGCCGCCCAGAACCATGCCGGCCACCCGGCCTTCGCCGAGCACCTGGCCGGCCGGGTCGCCTGGGTCGGCCACACCCATCCCGGCCGAGCCGCGAAACTGGCGGCGCTCCTGGCCGCCGCCCTGGCCTCCCCACAAACCTGA
- a CDS encoding CaiB/BaiF CoA transferase family protein, with protein MTATGGTADEPGRDGPLAGVRVVELASLAPAPFGCMVLADLGADVVRVDRPGGPAAGRLAAPTGGPLQRGRRVTALDLKSPAGAADLLRLVERADVLVEAYRPGVAERLGFGPEICQARNPRLVYARMTGWGQDGPLAARAGHDIDYIAVAGALEPLGRAGERPYAPMNLLGDFGGGGMLLAVGVLAALLERERSGVGQVVDAAMVDGSALLTAFLHGLLETGLWAAPRGRNMFDGGAPFYDTYRTADGGFMAVGAMEPAFYAELLTGLGLAEDPDLPAQYDPSGWDELRRRFTERFAERSRDEWTAVFADLDACVAPVLAPREAHRHPHNAARGTFVDVGGEIQPAPAPRFDRTPTGRPAPAPDPEHDVLPVDAILADWR; from the coding sequence GTGACGGCGACCGGCGGGACGGCGGACGAGCCGGGGCGCGATGGTCCGCTGGCCGGGGTACGGGTGGTCGAGCTGGCCAGCCTCGCTCCGGCGCCGTTCGGCTGCATGGTGCTCGCCGACCTCGGCGCGGACGTGGTGCGGGTGGACCGGCCGGGCGGCCCGGCGGCGGGGAGGCTGGCCGCGCCGACGGGCGGACCGTTGCAACGCGGCCGGCGGGTCACCGCGCTCGACCTAAAGTCCCCGGCCGGGGCGGCGGACCTGCTGCGCCTGGTGGAGCGGGCGGACGTGCTGGTCGAGGCGTACCGTCCCGGGGTGGCCGAGCGGCTGGGCTTCGGCCCGGAGATCTGCCAGGCCCGCAACCCCCGGCTCGTGTACGCGCGGATGACCGGCTGGGGTCAGGACGGCCCGCTGGCAGCCCGGGCCGGACACGACATCGACTACATCGCGGTGGCCGGGGCGCTGGAGCCGCTGGGTCGGGCCGGCGAGCGTCCGTACGCCCCGATGAACCTGCTCGGTGACTTCGGCGGGGGCGGCATGCTGCTCGCCGTGGGCGTGCTGGCCGCGCTGCTGGAACGGGAACGATCCGGCGTCGGCCAGGTGGTCGACGCGGCCATGGTGGACGGTTCGGCCCTGCTCACCGCGTTCCTGCACGGGTTGCTCGAAACCGGCCTGTGGGCCGCGCCCCGTGGGCGCAACATGTTCGACGGCGGGGCACCGTTCTACGACACGTACCGCACCGCCGACGGCGGCTTCATGGCCGTCGGTGCGATGGAACCGGCCTTCTACGCCGAGCTGCTGACCGGCCTCGGCCTCGCCGAGGACCCGGACCTGCCCGCCCAGTACGACCCGAGCGGCTGGGACGAGCTACGCCGGCGGTTCACCGAGCGGTTCGCCGAGCGGAGCCGGGACGAGTGGACGGCCGTCTTCGCCGACCTGGACGCGTGCGTCGCGCCGGTGCTCGCCCCCCGCGAGGCGCACCGGCATCCGCACAACGCCGCCCGGGGCACCTTCGTCGACGTGGGCGGCGAAATCCAGCCGGCCCCGGCACCCCGCTTCGACCGGACGCCGACCGGCCGGCCAGCCCCGGCGCCGGACCCGGAGCACGACGTCCTACCAGTCGACGCGATCCTCGCCGACTGGCGGTGA
- a CDS encoding WXG100-like domain-containing protein: MQLPPELVEALGWVGFTWPTADEELLFEASQLWFAFAGRLRTAVGEAEAGAAKVGATNIGDDVRAFEQAWQGEEGPPRRMEDGAQAAELIGMALLVMAIITLTQKILVIVQLTILVVQVAIALAAAAPTLGASLAQIPVSIGLARMAIQRIIKEVIERVVKEIIPRLLKRAKTLLRRFARKGPKRGPGRPNVPGPHTTPRYHNTKPMLDKYRNEHLPGGHFPTAVRRLSPEELEQHRVFFDSNGVLRSAKNGEPFDTSSAQTVFSGNGQAIFVMDRNGNLYASNYQKVGDFHHSTLGNGQPVAAAGELVVKDGIVQHATARSGHYQPEVSHMGNLDAEFKRNGLNNVPIMGWDGRQIF, encoded by the coding sequence ATGCAGCTACCTCCTGAGCTGGTCGAAGCTCTGGGCTGGGTCGGCTTCACCTGGCCGACCGCCGACGAGGAGCTGCTGTTCGAGGCGTCGCAGCTGTGGTTCGCGTTCGCCGGCCGGCTGCGTACGGCGGTCGGGGAGGCGGAGGCTGGCGCTGCGAAGGTCGGGGCGACCAACATCGGTGACGACGTCCGGGCGTTCGAGCAGGCGTGGCAGGGCGAGGAGGGCCCGCCGCGCCGGATGGAGGACGGCGCGCAGGCCGCCGAGCTGATCGGCATGGCGTTGCTGGTGATGGCCATCATCACTCTGACGCAGAAGATCCTCGTCATCGTCCAGCTGACGATCCTCGTCGTGCAGGTGGCGATCGCCCTGGCGGCGGCCGCACCCACCCTCGGTGCCTCGCTGGCTCAGATCCCCGTCTCGATCGGCCTGGCCCGGATGGCGATCCAACGGATCATCAAGGAGGTCATCGAGCGGGTCGTCAAGGAGATCATTCCGCGGTTGCTGAAGCGGGCGAAGACGCTGCTGCGCCGTTTCGCGCGCAAGGGCCCGAAGCGCGGCCCGGGACGACCGAACGTGCCCGGCCCGCACACCACGCCCCGCTACCACAACACCAAGCCGATGCTCGACAAGTACCGGAACGAGCACCTGCCGGGAGGGCATTTCCCGACGGCGGTGCGCCGACTCAGTCCGGAGGAACTCGAACAGCACCGGGTGTTCTTCGACAGCAACGGCGTCCTGCGCAGCGCGAAGAACGGCGAGCCGTTCGACACGTCGAGCGCCCAGACCGTGTTCAGCGGAAACGGCCAGGCGATCTTCGTGATGGACCGGAACGGCAACCTCTACGCGTCCAACTATCAGAAGGTCGGCGACTTCCACCACTCGACGCTGGGTAACGGGCAGCCGGTCGCGGCCGCGGGCGAGCTGGTCGTCAAGGACGGTATCGTCCAGCACGCGACGGCGCGCAGCGGTCACTACCAGCCCGAAGTGAGCCACATGGGCAACCTCGATGCCGAGTTCAAACGCAACGGCCTCAACAACGTCCCGATCATGGGCTGGGACGGCAGACAGATCTTCTAG
- a CDS encoding 3-hydroxyacyl-CoA dehydrogenase NAD-binding domain-containing protein: MTDTIRYDRGADGIVTLTLDDPDQSANTMNRAYAASMSGVLDRLEAEPDLAGVIVTSAKSTFFAGGDLPEMIRATRDDAPALAELLGTIKRDLRRLETLGRPVVAAVNGSALGGGLEIALACHHRVALDAPGSRLGLPEVTLGLLPGAGGVTRTVRMLGLAGALTTVLLTGRRMRPTDALSAGLVDEVVATPAELLDRARSWIAANPRPSQPWDRPDYRMPGGTPASRSLAAQLPAFPATLRKQLKGARLPAPEAILATAVEGAQVDLEAAFTVETRHLIGLLTGQIAKNMIGAFFFDLKAVNGGAARPSGVDAAPVRRVAVLGAGMMGAGIAYACASAGLDVVVKDVSPEAAGRAREHAERLLARRVRKGRATEADARAVLDRITTTDRVDALAGCDAVIEAVFEDPALKRSVFAEVLPVLAPDALLASNTSTLPITGLAAGVGRPADFIGMHFFSPVDRMPLLEIVVGERTGDAALARAFDLGRRIGKTPIVVNDGRGFFTSRVIGRFIDEAVGMVAEGVPAASVEQAALQAGYPTGPLALADEVSLTLIQRIRRQFEAAGEGFLPLPAHRLVDELVDAYDRPGRAAGRGFYRYADGTRGRLWTGLAELTTDAGRAVPFTDLQERMLFAEALDALRCLDEGVLRTETDANIGSILGIGFPAWTGGVIRYVRQYAGGAAGFAARATELADRYGDRFTPPADLVDRLASRPTEAVSAA, from the coding sequence ATGACCGACACCATCCGGTACGACCGCGGCGCGGACGGGATCGTCACGCTCACCCTGGACGATCCCGACCAGTCCGCCAACACGATGAACCGGGCGTACGCCGCGTCGATGAGCGGGGTACTGGACCGGCTGGAGGCCGAGCCGGATCTCGCCGGAGTCATCGTGACCAGCGCGAAGTCGACGTTCTTCGCCGGCGGTGACCTGCCAGAGATGATCCGGGCCACCCGGGACGACGCGCCCGCGCTGGCTGAGCTGCTCGGCACCATCAAGCGGGACCTGCGCCGGCTGGAGACGCTGGGCCGGCCGGTGGTCGCGGCGGTCAACGGTTCGGCGCTCGGCGGCGGCCTGGAGATCGCGCTCGCCTGCCACCACCGGGTCGCGCTGGACGCTCCCGGCAGCCGGCTCGGGCTGCCCGAGGTGACCCTGGGCCTGCTGCCCGGCGCCGGCGGCGTCACCCGGACGGTGCGGATGCTCGGCCTGGCCGGGGCGCTGACCACGGTGCTGCTCACCGGCCGGCGGATGCGCCCGACCGACGCCCTGTCCGCCGGTCTGGTCGACGAGGTGGTGGCCACCCCGGCGGAGTTGCTGGACCGGGCGCGGTCCTGGATCGCCGCCAATCCCCGCCCGAGCCAGCCGTGGGACCGTCCGGACTACCGGATGCCCGGCGGCACCCCGGCCAGCCGGTCGCTGGCCGCGCAACTGCCGGCCTTCCCGGCCACCCTGCGCAAGCAGCTCAAGGGTGCCCGGCTGCCCGCGCCGGAGGCGATCCTGGCCACCGCCGTCGAGGGTGCCCAGGTCGACCTGGAGGCCGCGTTCACCGTAGAGACCCGGCACCTGATCGGCCTGCTCACCGGGCAGATCGCCAAGAACATGATCGGCGCGTTCTTCTTCGACCTGAAGGCGGTCAACGGCGGCGCGGCCCGACCGTCCGGGGTGGACGCCGCGCCGGTGCGCCGGGTCGCGGTGCTGGGCGCCGGCATGATGGGCGCCGGAATCGCGTACGCCTGCGCCAGCGCCGGCCTGGACGTGGTGGTGAAGGACGTCTCGCCGGAGGCCGCGGGCCGGGCCCGGGAGCACGCCGAACGGCTGCTGGCGCGGAGGGTCCGCAAGGGCCGCGCCACGGAGGCGGACGCCCGAGCCGTGCTGGACCGGATCACCACCACCGACCGGGTGGACGCGCTGGCCGGTTGCGACGCGGTGATCGAGGCGGTCTTCGAGGACCCGGCGCTGAAACGGTCGGTCTTCGCCGAGGTGCTGCCGGTGCTGGCGCCGGACGCCCTGCTCGCCTCCAACACCTCCACCCTGCCGATCACCGGACTGGCGGCCGGGGTGGGCCGCCCGGCCGACTTCATCGGCATGCACTTCTTCTCACCCGTGGACCGGATGCCGCTGCTGGAGATCGTGGTCGGCGAGCGAACCGGCGACGCCGCGCTGGCCCGGGCGTTCGACCTGGGCCGGCGGATCGGCAAGACCCCGATCGTGGTCAACGACGGCCGGGGCTTCTTCACCAGTCGGGTCATCGGCCGGTTCATCGACGAGGCGGTCGGCATGGTCGCCGAGGGGGTGCCGGCCGCCTCGGTGGAGCAGGCCGCCCTGCAGGCCGGCTACCCGACCGGGCCGCTGGCACTGGCCGACGAGGTGAGCCTCACCCTGATCCAGCGGATCCGCCGGCAGTTCGAGGCGGCCGGTGAAGGCTTCCTGCCGCTGCCGGCGCACCGGCTGGTGGACGAACTGGTGGACGCGTACGACCGGCCGGGGCGCGCCGCCGGCCGCGGCTTCTACAGGTACGCCGACGGCACGCGGGGCCGGTTGTGGACCGGTCTCGCTGAGCTGACCACCGACGCGGGCCGGGCGGTGCCGTTCACCGACCTCCAGGAACGGATGCTCTTCGCCGAGGCGCTCGACGCGCTGCGCTGCCTGGACGAGGGGGTGCTGCGGACCGAGACCGACGCCAACATCGGCTCGATCCTCGGCATCGGCTTCCCGGCCTGGACCGGCGGGGTGATCCGCTACGTCCGGCAGTACGCGGGCGGCGCGGCCGGCTTCGCGGCCCGGGCCACGGAGCTGGCCGACCGCTACGGTGACCGGTTCACGCCCCCCGCCGACCTGGTCGACCGGCTCGCCAGCCGCCCGACCGAAGCGGTGAGCGCCGCGTGA